TTCTGAGTTAAGGAAATTTTCATTTAAATTAATGACTGAATTCGGCTTTTGCAGCATTTCTACaaatatgtaatgtaatgttaaTATACCAGCTACTACATATTAAAATGAACTGTCATTGAAACCACCTTTAAACACAAGAGGTACAGACACATGAATTAATATTCACACTATCGAATATAATAACACTTATTTACGAAGCCCACATATAGAAATAGATGTCTTGCCAGTGGCTAAGATACTGTATGACAGGGCCACAGATAAACGCCATCAATGGGACCTTGTTTGACGCTGATTTCAGAACACTTTCAATCACATTCTTCGAATACCCATTATACATTGGGCtacgtaataaatataatacaagtCCAAGTTTCCTGCGACTTATCTCGAGCCTCTGCTCAGCGGTTAAGTCTTTCATGTGACGGTTATACAGCTTCAAGCTGGCTAAGTCGATACCTAGTGACACAAGCCACTGCCGCCACGCCTTAGTGCCAAACACTCTCATAGCCGCTAAATGAATCAGCGGCTTTAGTATATGCAATGATTCAGCATACACCAAGTCCTTAACATTCACTGGAAAGCTGTTGTCATCTTTTAATTTCACAGGCTCCCAATCTCTAAATGCGACCGGTGGGGCACCGTCAACGCGTCTGATCACCCTTCCTGAACGTTTCAAAGTGAAAAATGAGCCCTCTCCATCTTCACTTGTTTTTTCTTCTGTAAATTTCTTTCTTTGAAGCGCGGCCACGGGCGGGTGTTGAATTGGAAGCTCCTTGAACCTTAAGAGTAGAATCAATGCAGACGAGCACTTGAAGAGCTGAAGCAGCGTCGCAATCGTCCATTTCCCCTTATTCCCCCATCTGCTCTTAACCACAAGCTCCACGAAAACCTCAGAATAATGTATCACGGTCAGCCATAGCTTAATCTGCTCCCTAAGACTGTAGAACTGCACTTCCGAACCGTACGCCTCTCGTATTAATTTGTCGTTGAACAAAGAAACCAGCTTAGATAGAGAATACACGAGTTCGGAGACTATAGGTGATTTATTTATCTTCCCGGCTACGAAGTATGAAGACCATGTAGCCACTGTCTCTACGTCGGTAACCAAATTAGGATTACTTATCACCCACCTCTTATAAGCCGCGAAAAACTCCTTCAGTGACAACTTCTCCATAGTATCTTCAGTGAAAAAAGAGCCTTTCTATACTCAGCTAAGTTCCTCACATTTGTGTCATATAAGGTGCAgagaattattaatttaaattcgCTTATTGCATTATATGTAAATGCGAGTCGGTCGGCAATACGTTAAGTCATTTGCCCCTTGCCCTGTTGACGTGACGTAGCTGTCAAATCAAACAAACTTTAGTCTATGGCTATAAGGCTCGGCATTCATAATATTGCGTTATTAAGCCACAGACTAATATTATCGACGACATTGAGAAAATAAACGAGGGCGCCACTCTCGTCTCTGACGTAGTCCGACACATTTCTGATGTagattattttaaaactttataataACATAGTATGGAAAATGTTCAGCttcactttatttatttactattgtTTAGGTGACAACTTTTGTATTATTGAGGTAGTAAAATAATCAAAATGACAAGTAAGTATATCTCACTTTTTTTAAACTCCTATTACAAAAAACATAAGAACATATTTTCGTCAAATTTACGTATTTAATAGATAAACAatcaagtaattaaaattaaaacaagtgTTAATTACTGTTGATACGAAGATTACACAAATATATCCGGAATACAAACTGGCGTGCATTTTGTTTTCCTAACAAGACATAGTCCTAAAACGTGGTGGGTACGGTCTTAGGACATATAGCAGCTAACCGAAGCGGTCCTCCAGTGCCCTTCGATATCTTCATAGGCATGGCGATGCCAGTGCAACCATATTCTGAAACAATACGCAATAcgcttttttttataatttaggcATTTTTTTGTTTCAGCAGGCGCACGGTGTCCAGTGTCAATCTTTTCTGACCATTATGGAAGTTCAACAACTCCTAAAAAGACTGTTCTTGGAACCTCCAAATTTCGGTTTAAGTGTATGATTTAAAGGTCGTCAACTCAAAAAgtcatttttaataatataccaaatacaaaattagATGGGATTGGGGGTAGCTGACTATgatcatcattcacttgcccttttcccattatttcgGGTCGCGCagtaaatgttatttttccattcctctctatcagccgtaattttcatactaatacctttcactctcatatcattcttcacacagtccatccattttttcttaggccttccactaccctTGTATCCagctttcatatttaccactcgtatTGTAACATTGTTTTCTATGATTTTATTTACCTGGAACTGGCATATCGAGCTTAACGTTTTCCATGCCGTACAAGCCCGCAGCTGTAGTGATCTGGTGAGCTGGGAAGGTAGTGCTGCTGCCCGGGTCCAAGGAAGCTGTATCCACGCCTATACCGACCACGTTCTTGTATGAAGTCGTTATCCATTCTGCTATCTCTTCGCTGAGACCTGAAATAATTATATGATATAAGTTAATGATT
This genomic stretch from Leguminivora glycinivorella isolate SPB_JAAS2020 chromosome Z, LegGlyc_1.1, whole genome shotgun sequence harbors:
- the LOC125241615 gene encoding peroxisomal membrane protein PEX16 — protein: MEKLSLKEFFAAYKRWVISNPNLVTDVETVATWSSYFVAGKINKSPIVSELVYSLSKLVSLFNDKLIREAYGSEVQFYSLREQIKLWLTVIHYSEVFVELVVKSRWGNKGKWTIATLLQLFKCSSALILLLRFKELPIQHPPVAALQRKKFTEEKTSEDGEGSFFTLKRSGRVIRRVDGAPPVAFRDWEPVKLKDDNSFPVNVKDLVYAESLHILKPLIHLAAMRVFGTKAWRQWLVSLGIDLASLKLYNRHMKDLTAEQRLEISRRKLGLVLYLLRSPMYNGYSKNVIESVLKSASNKVPLMAFICGPVIQYLSHWQDIYFYMWAS